One region of Macadamia integrifolia cultivar HAES 741 chromosome 11, SCU_Mint_v3, whole genome shotgun sequence genomic DNA includes:
- the LOC122093249 gene encoding putative F-box protein At5g55150, giving the protein MATLPNDSSIIAPYSTTYGANRIINCQVVENITVALPEDIMMLIISKLDLLDFHCFSSVCKSWKSIAIAAKKIMPPQLPLLMLSSSEDQDHHDGFFSLSHNKVFRLKLPPEVDGARCCGSTWGWLVMVTKLGRHFLLNPLSGDLIELPPKATLPAHRQGVIYKLHKFGSFYNYIRKAMLLSPPIADDFVVIVIYCGKRLAFCRGGDETWTAIGYMETEDIIFYHGKLYAINRGFNLITVELGPRPKVTSCSIAPPSTEASNFFILSKISVYLVECLGELLMVIRYRKFVDSNMSKTSMFNIFKLNTEGKCWTKVKDLGDQMLFIDKSNGFSLSAPDYFGFRGNCIYFTDDFSSKFGSTTCKNLGVFRLEDNYIEFFSSNYLHSYLYLPIWFTPIW; this is encoded by the coding sequence ATGGCTACCCTTCCCAACGATTCCAGTATTATTGCACCCTACTCAACTACATATGGTGCGAATAGAATCATTAATTGCCAGGTTGTCGAGAATATTACAGTTGCACTTCCGGAGGATATCATGATGTTGATCATAAGCAAGTTGGACTTGTTGGACTTCCATTGCTTTAGTTCAGTATGCAAATCCTGGAAATCAATTGCCATCGCTGCCAAGAAAATTATGCCACCTCAACTCCCATTGCTAATGCTTTCCTCCTCAGAGGATCAGGATCATCATGATGGGTTTTTCAGTCTCTCCCATAACAAAGTTTTCAGGTTAAAATTGCCACCTGAAGTTGATGGTGCTCGGTGTTGTGGGTCTACCTGGGGATGGTTAGTAATGGTGACTAAGTTGGGACGCCATTTCCTTTTGAATCCATTGTCCGGAGATCTAATTGAACTTCCACCTAAAGCTACTCTTCCTGCGCACCGTCAAGGAGTTATATATAAGTTGCATAAATTTGGGTCATTCTACAACTACATCCGCAAGGCTATGTTGTTGTCACCTCCTATTGCTGACGATTTTGTGGTCATAGTGATTTATTGTGGAAAACGTTTAGCCTTCTGTAGAGGAGGTGATGAGACGTGGACTGCCATTGGATATATGGAGACTGAAGACATTATTTTCTACCATGGAAAATTGTATGCTATTAATCGGGGATTTAATCTCATAACTGTGGAGTTAGGTCCTCGTCCGAAAGTAACAAGTTGTAGCATTGCTCCACCATCAACCGAAGCATCTAACTTTTTCATTTTGAGTAAGATATCTGTTTATTTGGTAGAATGTCTTGGAGAGTTGTTGATGGTTATAAGGTATCGTAAATTTGTGGATTCAAATATGTCCAAAACTAGTATGTTCAACATATTCAAATTAAATACAGAGGGTAAATGTTGGACCAAGGTGAAGGACTTGGGTGATCAAATGCTATTTATTGACAAAAGTAATGGTTTCTCTCTCTCGGCACCTGACTACTTTGGATTTAGAGGAAACTGCATATATTTCACAGATGATTTTTCTAGCAAGTTTGGATCGACAACTTGCAAGAATTTGGGTGTGTTTAGATTGGAAGATAactacattgaatttttttcttcaaattatttGCATTCGTATCTATATCTGCCCATATGGTTCACACCAATTTGGtag